A single genomic interval of Dromiciops gliroides isolate mDroGli1 chromosome 1, mDroGli1.pri, whole genome shotgun sequence harbors:
- the LOC122735577 gene encoding mucin-17-like isoform X21 has translation MEKLLQLVEGMHIEEMSSHQTLQPEPPRAQKRPLSPQAGLSSPKRKVVPRLEEKEPETVQGIDESKKEEKKKDIAGAGIERGASQAHSIRWPVESKNKYVHISLGDQDESPEFSQTGLALTETKLAATEMLSNTGDGATSSLSTRCSETKSVSAEIMHELSDDFSESEDSDTESLSSQCSDKRLTFIDIKSMATEILGESVETDKRAVSTKSELAGKGMLSESVAPDTGSSDSKCSDSKLAPPEGKATAKSVMPDHGSPDTNLLSSEPSETSTISLEDKAVPTKMLSEKVTPTTSGLSSQRSETRHDSPERKAVVSEVSESVSAAPSVSSDDGSETRCVSPERKPLVTEMSQTVSSDPSVSSESCESKCTSLESQSVATGKLSEAVAPDPSASSAEGLKTKRPSHKSKPVVTGELTESISPTSSILGSEESETRSVSPESKPLVSGRLSETVSPASSILASEDSETRGASPESKAIVGKMLSETLPRAPNVLTPECSEARCTSSESKPVVGELLSEKVSLPPVVLSSKCLETECAPAESKPVVSRTCSGTVSPVPKVLSTECSEARCLSSETKPVVTGMVSETRSLAPDVSCGECSDSVDIKPVVARIIPERLSPPISISSTEYSDAGYTSPERKPVVTGVAPGRLSPPISISSTEYSEASCASPEESKPIVSGLFPEVLSPAISISSEFSEGAYFCTDRKPIVAGTFSERLSLDTCASVSECSETSGTSPERKPIVAERVAARMSPAPIVLSSECSETSYASPERKPLVAGRYVERLSPSTSALYTEFSESSRFFSETRPAAAGEYSGRLSPDTGSFSSESSEASGASPERKPVIGRVYPGRLSPPISISSTEYSDPGGASPERKPIVSGLFSRRLSSPISISSTEYSDMGGASPERKPVISELLSERVRPVQTVLSSVCSDDRCISPETKPVVSGIFSGTLFSATSILASEGSESRCTSPENKPTVSGLFSETGSLPPDVLSTSCLDARCVSPGSKPVEGTMFSETLFSGTSILASEGSESRSISPENKPTVSGMFSETLFSGPSILASEGSGTRCTSPENKPVVTGMFSETLSPPPNIFSSESLDTRCISPENKPVVTGMFSETLSPPINIFSSESSDTRCVSPESKPVVTGLLSGRLSPPISISSTEYSDTECASPERKPVVGEMLSERLSPPISISSTEYSDTECASPERKPIVTGLFSERLPPTSSILPSLCSEIKFASIQNKPSVSGLFPEGLSPSTSFFTSQYSDTRCTSPDSKPVMARLFPQATSLLPSRYFETSDDSSESKAAETGRLSPCTSLFSSQSSETRFSSTERLPPISSLLPELVDPTTFILAAQCPGLRFASSENNPEGSAPSPEGLSPATGFVYPPSSETRAASSENNPEVSEVFSERLSPTTGIVSSLCFEKILASTGSKPVVSRMFSESMFPATGFLYPPESDPAVSGIFSERLSPATGIMSSLCFLTIFASTESKSIVSTVFSESVSPTTGIVSSLCFVIILASTESDLAIIGVFSEGLSPSTGITFRPCSETGAALTDSNSAGTGVFSGSLSPTGGITFPPCSETEAALTDSNSAGTGVFSGSLSPTAECLSPSTGITFPPCSETGAALTDSNPVGTGVVSEKPSPTAGITFPPCSEKGAALTDSNSAGTGVFSGSLSPTAECVSPSTGITFPPCSETGAALTDSGPVGTGVVSEKPSPTAGISFPPCLETGADSTGSDTTGIGMLSKSLSPTAESVSPSTDISFPPCLETGADLTGSDTTGIGMLSKSLSPTAGISFPPCLETGADLTGSDTTGIGMLSKSLSPTADISFPPCLETGADSTGSDTTGIGMLSKSLSPTADISFPPCLETGADSTGSDTTGIGMLSKSLSPTADISFPPCLETGADLTGSDTTGIGMLSKSLSPTADISFPPCLETGADSTGSDTTGIGMLSKSLSPTADISFPPCLETGADLAGSDTTGIGMLSERLSPIADISFPPCLETGADLAGSDTTGIGMLSDRLSPTADISFPPCLETGADLTGSDTTGIGMLSERLSPTADEAAMRTALPDDN, from the exons AAACTCCTCCAGCTGGTAGAAGGCATGCATATAGAGGAGATGTCTTCCCACCAGACGCTCCAGCCGGAGCCCCCCAGAGCTCAGAAGCGTCCCCTCTCACCACAGGctggcctgagctctcccaaaagGAAAGTTGTCCCTAGGTTGGAGGAGAAGGAGCCTGAGACTGTGCAAGGTATAGATGAGagtaagaaagaggagaaaaagaaagatattgcaggCGCTGGAATAGAGCGGGGAGCCTCACAAGCTCACTCTATCAGATGGCCGgtagaaagcaaaaataaatatgtgCACATCAGTTTGGGTGACCAAGATGAGAGCCCTGAGTTTTCTCAAACAGGATTAGCTTTAACAGAGACCAAGCTTGCGGCAACTGAAATGTTATCAAATACTGGGGATGGTGCTACAAGTAGCTTGTCTACTCGGTGTTCGGAAACAAAATCTGTTTCCGCAGAGATCATGCATGAATTAAGTGATGACTTTTCAGAGAGTGAGGATTCTGACACAGAGAGCTTGTCGTCTCAGTGTTCTGACAAAAGGCTTACTTTCATAGACATCAAGTCTATGGCAACTGAAATATTAGGAGAAAGTGTGGAGACTGATAAGAGGGCTGTTTCTACAAAAAGTGAGCTTGCCGGAAAGGGAATGTTGTCAGAGAGCGTGGCTCCTGACACAGGTAGCTCGGATTCTAAGTGTTCTGATTCGAAATTGGCTCCCCCCGAGGGAAAGGCTACGGCAAAGAGTGTAATGCCAGACCATGGGTCTCCTGATACAAATCTCTTGTCCTCTGAGCCTTCGGAAACTAGTACTATTTCCCTAGAGGACAAGGCTGTGCCAACCAAAATGTTATCAGAAAAGGTAACCCCCACCACAAGTGGTTTGTCTTCCCAGCGTTCAGAAACTAGGCATGATTCCCCCGAGAGAAAGGCTGTAGTATCTGAAGTGTCAGAGAGTGTGTCTGCAGCCCCCAGTGTGTCGTCTGATGACGGCTCGGAAACTAGATGTGTTTCCCCTGAGAGGAAGCCTCTAGTAACCGAAATGTCACAGACAGTGTCTTCTGACCCTAGTGTTTCGTCTGAGTCTTGTGAAAGTAAATGTACTTCCTTAGAAAGTCAATCTGTGGCAACAGGAAAGTTATCAGAGGCAGTGGCTCCTGACCCAAGTGCCTCATCTGCTGAGGGTCTGAAGACTAAACGTCCTTCCCATAAGAGCAAGCCTGTAGTAACTGGCGAGCTCACAGAGTCAATATCTCCAACCTCAAGTATCTTGGGCTCAGAGGAATCGGAGACTAGAAGTGTCTCCCCTGAGAGCAAACCCTTAGTAAGTGGAAGGCTCTCAGAGACAGTGTCTCCAGCCTCAAGCATCTTGGCCTCTGAGGATTCAGAGACAAGAGGTGCCTCCCCTGAGAGCAAGGCTATAGTAGGCAAAATGCTCTCAGAGACCTTGCCTAGAGCCCCAAATGTTTTGACTCCTGAATGTTCTGAGGCTAGATGCACTTCCTCTGAGAGCAAGCCAGTAGTAGGTGAATTGCTCTCAGAGAAAGTGTCTCTACCCCCAGTTGTCCTGTCTTCAAAATGTTTGGAGACTGAGTGTGCACCGGCAGAAAGCAAACCTGTTGTTAGTAGAACGTGCTCGGGGACAGTGTCacctgtcccaaaagtcttgtcTACTGAATGTTCTGAGGCTagatgcctttcctctgagaccaAGCCAGTAGTAACTGGAATGGTCTCAGAGACTAGGTCTCTAGCCCCAGATGTCTCGTGTGGTGAATGTTCGGATTCCGTAGACATCAAACCAGTAGTAGCTAGAATTATACCGGAAAGACTTTCACCACCCATAAGCATTTCATCCACAGAATATTCTGATGCTGGATATACTTCCCCAGAGAGGAAGCCAGTAGTAACTGGTGTGGCCCCTGGGAGACTATCTCCACCTATAAGCATTTCATCAACTGAATATTCGGAGGCAAGCTGTGCTTCCCCCGAGGAGAGCAAGCCCATAGTATCTGGCTTGTTCCCAGAAGTACTATCTCCAGCTATAAGTATCTCCTCCGAGTTTTCGGAGGGTGCCTATTTTTGCACAGATAGAAAGCCCATAGTAGCGGGCACGTTTTCAGAAAGACTGTCTCTGGACACTTGTGCCTCAGTCTCTGAATGTTCAGAGACTAGCGGTACTTCCCCAGAGAGGAAGCCCATAGTAGCAGAACGTGTAGCAGCAAGAATGTCACCAGCTCCAATTGTCTTGTCCTCTGAGTGTTCAGAGACAAGCTATGCTTCCCCAGAAAGGAAGCCATTAGTAGCTGGAAGGTACGTAGAAAGACTATCACCGTCCACAAGTGCCTTATACACGGAGTTTTCTGAGAGCAGCAGGTTTTTCTCAGAGACCAGACCTGCAGCAGCCGGAGAGTACTCAGGAAGGCTGTCTCCAGACACTGGTAGCTTTTCTTCAGAAAGTTCGGAGGCCAGCGGTGCTTCCCCGGAAAGGAAGCCTGTCATAGGGAGAGTGTACCCAGGGAGATTGTCACCGCCTATCAGCATCTCATCCACAGAATATTCCGATCCTGGAGGTGCTTCCCCTGAAAGGAAGCCTATAGTAAGTGGGCTGTTCTCAAGGAGACTGTCTTCTCCCATCAGCATTTCATCTACCGAATATTCTGATATGGGAGGTGCATCTCCTGAAAGGAAGCCTGTCATAAGTGAACTGTTGTCAGAAAGAGTTCGTCCAGTCCAAACTGTTTTGTCCAGTGTATGTTCTGATGATAGATGTATCTCCCCTGAAACTAAACCCGTTGTAAGTGGAATATTTTCAGGGACCCTGTTTTCAGCTACCAGCATCTTGGCCTCTGAGGGTTCAGAGTCTAGATGCACTTCCCCTGAGAACAAGCCCACAGTAAGTGGATTGTTCTCAGAGACAGGGTCTCTACCCCCGGATGTGTTGTCTACTTCGTGTTTAGATGCTAGATGTGTGTCTCCTGGAAGTAAACCCGTAGAAGGTACCATGTTTTCTGAAACCCTTTTTTCAGGGACAAGCATCTTGGCCTCCGAGGGTTCAGAATCTAGAAGTATTTCTCCAGAGAACAAGCCCACAGTTAGTGGGATGTTCTCAGAAACCCTCTTTTCAGGCCCAAGCATCTTGGCCTCTGAGGGTTCAGGGACCAGGTGCACGTCCCCAGAGAACAAACCAGTAGTAACTGGGATGTTCTCAGagaccctctccccacccccaaacatctTCTCCTCCGAAAGCTTGGACACTCGCTGCATTTCACCCGAGAACAAACCAGTTGTAACTGGGATGTTCTCAGAGACATTATCACCACCTATAAAcatcttttcttcagagagctcgGACACTAGGTGCGTTTCTCCAGAGAGCAAGCCAGTAGTAACTGGCTTGCTCTCAGGGAGACTCTCACCACCCATTAGCATTTCATCTACCGAATATTCTGACACTGAATGTGCTTCCCCTGAGAGGAAGCCGGTAGTAGGTGAAATGCTATCAGAGAGACTCTCACCACCCATTAGCATTTCATCCACCGAATATTCTGACACCGAATGTGCTTCCCCAGAAAGGAAGCCCATAGTGACTGGACTTTTTTCAGAAAGACTGCCTCCAACTTCAAGCATTCTCCCCTCCTTGTGTTCCGAAATAAAATTTGCTTCAATACAAAACAAGCCTTCAGTATCTGGACTATTTCCTGAAGGCTTGTCTCCATCTACAAGTTTCTTTACCTCTCAATATTCTGATACAAGATGTACCTCTCCTGACAGCAAACCTGTAATGGCCAGACTGTTTCCACAGGCCACGAGTCTCTTGCCTTCTCGGTATTTTGAGACCTCAGATGACTCTTCAGAAAGCAAGGCTGCAGAGACTGGAAGACTATCTCCATGCACAAGTCTCTTTTCTTCTCAGAGTTCTGAGACAAGATTTTCTTCTACTGAGAGGCTGCCTCCTATATCTAGCCTGTTACCAGAGCTTGTGGATCCTACCACATTTATCCTGGCTGCTCAGTGTCCTGGCTTAAGGTTTGCCTCATCAGAGAACAATCCTGAAGGATCTGCACCATCCCCAGAAGGGCTCTCCCCTGCGACAGGTTTTGTGTACCCTCCATCTTCTGAGACAAGAGCTGCTTCATCAGAGAACAATCCTGAAGTCTCTGAAGTGTTCTCAGAAAGATTGTCTCCGACAACAGGTATTGTGTCCTCTCTATGTTTTGAAAAAATACTTGCTTCCACAGGGAGCAAGCCTGTAGTATCCAGAATGTTCTCAGAGAGTATGTTTCCTGCCACAGGTTTCCTGTATCCTCCAGAAAGTGATCCTGCAGTATCTGGCATTTTCTCAGAAAGACTGTCTCCAGCAACAGGTATTATGTCCTCTCTATGTTTTCTGACAATATTTGCTTCCACAGAGAGCAAGTCTATAGTATCCACAGTGTTCTCAGAAAGCGTCTCTCCCACCACAGGTATTGTGTCTTCTCTATGTTTTGTCATAATCTTGGCTTCCACAGAGAGTGATCTTGCAATAATTGGAGTGTTCTCAGAGGGACTGTCTCCTTCCACAGGCATCACATTCCGTCCATGTTCAGAGACAGGAGCTGCTTTGACAGACAGCAATTCTGCAGGAACTGGAGTGTTTTCAGGGAGCCTGTCTCCTACAGGAG GTATCACATTCCCTCCATGTTCAGAGACAGAAGCTGCTTTGACAGACAGCAATTCTGCAGGAACTGGAGTGTTTTCAGGGAGCCTGTCTCCTACAGCAG AGTGTTTGTCTCCTTCCACAGGTATCACATTCCCTCCATGTTCAGAGACAGGAGCTGCTTTGACAGACAGCAATCCTGTAGGAACTGGAGTAGTGTCAGAAAAACCATCTCCTACAGCAG GTATCACATTCCCTCCATGTTCAGAGAAAGGAGCTGCTTTGACAGACAGCAATTCTGCAGGAACTGGAGTGTTTTCAGGGAGCCTGTCTCCTACAGCAG AGTGTGTGTCTCCTTCCACAGGTATCACATTCCCTCCATGTTCAGAGACAGGAGCTGCTTTGACAGACAGCGGTCCTGTAGGAACTGGAGTAGTGTCAGAAAAACCATCTCCTACAGCGG GTATCTCATTCCCTCCATGTTTGGAGACAGGTGCTGATTCAACAGGAAGTGATACCACAGGAATTGGAATGCTGTCAAAGAGTCTATCTCCTACAGCAG AGAGTGTGTCTCCTTCCACAGATATCTCATTCCCTCCATGTTTGGAGACAGGTGCTGATTTAACAGGAAGTGATACCACAGGAATTGGAATGCTGTCAAAGAGTCTATCTCCTACAGCAG GTATCTCATTCCCTCCATGTTTGGAGACAGGTGCTGATTTAACAGGAAGTGATACCACAGGAATTGGAATGCTGTCAAAGAGTCTATCTCCTACAGCAG ATATCTCATTCCCTCCATGTTTGGAGACAGGTGCTGATTCAACAGGAAGTGATACCACAGGAATTGGAATGCTGTCAAAGAGTCTATCTCCTACAGCAG ATATCTCATTCCCTCCATGTTTGGAGACAGGTGCTGATTCAACAGGAAGTGATACCACAGGAATTGGAATGCTGTCAAAGAGTCTATCTCCTACAGCAG ATATCTCATTCCCTCCATGTTTGGAGACAGGTGCTGATTTAACAGGAAGTGATACCACAGGAATTGGAATGCTGTCAAAGAGTCTATCTCCTACAGCAG ATATCTCATTCCCTCCATGTTTGGAGACAGGTGCTGATTCAACAGGAAGTGATACCACAGGAATTGGAATGCTGTCAAAGAGTCTATCTCCTACAGCAG ATATCTCATTCCCTCCATGTTTGGAGACAGGTGCTGATTTAGCAGGAAGTGATACCACAGGAATTGGAATGCTTTCAGAGAGACTGTCTCCTATAGCAG ATATCTCATTCCCTCCATGTTTGGAGACAGGTGCTGATTTAGCAGGAAGTGATACCACAGGAATTGGAATGCTGTCAGACAGACTATCTCCTACAGCAG ATATCTCATTCCCTCCATGTTTGGAGACAGGTGCTGATTTAACAGGAAGTGATACCACAGGAATTGGAATGCTTTCAGAGAGACTGTCTCCTACAGCAG ATGAAGCAGCAATGCGGACAGCGCTACCTGACGATAATTAA